From one Prochlorococcus marinus str. MIT 0912 genomic stretch:
- the pheS gene encoding phenylalanine--tRNA ligase subunit alpha, whose protein sequence is MSSALTLKQLMNELEILESKAAKDISAAENSESIEKLRLGFLGKKGKLSLLLGEMKSLSNEERPLIGQRANVLKTQLQELIKEKLEILKAQALNQILIKETIDVTAPPTGISQGHRHPLITTTEQIIDLFLGLGYQVSEGPEIENDYYNFEALNIPPDHPARDMQDTFYLGGEYLLRTHTSPVQIRSLESKKPPVRIVSPGRVYRRDAVDATHSPVFHQIEVLAIDEKLDFSHLRGTVMAFLKAFFGDLPIRFRASYFPFTEPSAEVDVQWRGKWLEVMGCGMVDPAVLEELGIDPEKYSGFAAGLGVERFCMVRHGVDDIRKLYTSDLRFLEQF, encoded by the coding sequence TTGAGTTCAGCATTAACCCTAAAACAGCTCATGAATGAGCTTGAAATTCTAGAAAGCAAAGCAGCAAAAGATATATCTGCTGCTGAAAATTCTGAATCAATAGAGAAATTAAGGTTGGGTTTCCTGGGAAAGAAAGGAAAACTCTCACTTCTATTAGGAGAAATGAAAAGTCTTTCTAATGAGGAAAGACCTTTAATTGGTCAAAGAGCGAACGTTTTAAAAACTCAATTACAAGAATTAATAAAGGAAAAGCTTGAAATTTTAAAAGCTCAAGCTTTAAATCAGATATTAATAAAAGAAACTATAGATGTTACAGCGCCTCCAACAGGTATTTCTCAAGGACATCGGCACCCTTTAATAACAACTACTGAGCAAATAATTGATCTTTTCTTAGGCCTTGGTTACCAAGTCTCTGAAGGACCTGAGATAGAGAATGATTATTACAATTTCGAGGCACTAAACATTCCACCTGACCATCCGGCAAGAGATATGCAAGATACTTTTTATTTGGGAGGTGAATACCTTTTGAGAACTCATACTTCGCCTGTTCAAATTCGAAGCCTTGAAAGTAAAAAGCCTCCCGTAAGAATTGTCTCTCCTGGTCGTGTCTATCGAAGAGATGCCGTTGATGCTACTCATTCGCCTGTTTTTCATCAGATTGAAGTCTTAGCAATTGATGAAAAACTTGACTTTAGTCATTTAAGAGGAACAGTAATGGCTTTTTTAAAAGCCTTTTTTGGAGATCTTCCTATTCGATTCAGAGCTAGTTATTTCCCATTTACAGAGCCATCAGCAGAAGTTGATGTTCAATGGAGGGGAAAATGGTTAGAAGTTATGGGTTGTGGGATGGTAGATCCTGCCGTTCTAGAAGAATTAGGGATTGATCCAGAAAAATATAGTGGATTTGCTGCAGGACTTGGCGTGGAAAGATTTTGCATGGTTCGTCATGGCGTAGATGACATTAGAAAGTTATATACAAGTGATCTCAGATTTTTAGAACAATTTTAA
- the thiS gene encoding sulfur carrier protein ThiS, with protein sequence MQLKINGEIKTIKNTSEELLLEPLLENLGYKPQLVVVELNGEIINPKVWISTKINNGDCLEVVTIVGGGSYS encoded by the coding sequence ATGCAACTAAAAATCAACGGTGAAATTAAAACTATTAAAAACACCAGTGAAGAATTACTATTGGAACCTTTGCTTGAGAACTTAGGTTACAAGCCTCAATTAGTAGTAGTTGAGTTGAATGGTGAAATTATCAACCCAAAAGTTTGGATAAGTACAAAAATAAATAATGGCGATTGCTTAGAGGTTGTGACAATTGTTGGTGGAGGTTCCTACAGTTAA
- a CDS encoding thiamine phosphate synthase gives MKSMPVTPPSDNRIAQLIDANLDRAREGLRVMEDWCRFGLKRSDFSIQIKDWRQQLGVHHHNIYRKARLTSNDPAMGISHPLQAVRSTPEAVFIANSSRVQEALRVIEEFTRITDPNLCEIASKIRYETYEIEIKVLNTTEGINKRQTLRDCSVYLVTTNTRNLEDIVLQSLKAGVKIVQYREKFLHDNEKISQAKCLASLCKKFNSLFIVNDRIDIALAVDADGIHLGQDDIPTKIARELLGTEKIIGRSTHCLEDIKNAEKECCDYIGIGPIFSSKTKKQLNPIGIDYLKKGLSETLLPAFAIGGINNLNIRKLNKINNLRIAVSNAIINSNDPFSKTEELIKLLRCN, from the coding sequence ATGAAATCAATGCCTGTCACCCCTCCATCTGATAATCGTATTGCTCAATTGATTGACGCGAACCTTGATCGAGCTAGAGAGGGTCTTCGAGTGATGGAAGATTGGTGCAGGTTTGGTCTAAAAAGAAGTGATTTTTCGATTCAAATCAAAGATTGGAGGCAACAATTAGGAGTACATCACCACAACATTTATCGAAAAGCAAGGCTTACATCCAACGACCCAGCGATGGGAATTTCACATCCGTTACAAGCAGTAAGATCAACCCCAGAGGCTGTATTTATTGCAAACTCATCTAGAGTGCAAGAAGCTTTAAGAGTAATAGAGGAATTTACTCGAATAACAGATCCGAATCTTTGTGAAATAGCCAGCAAAATTAGATACGAAACTTATGAGATCGAGATAAAGGTTCTTAATACGACAGAAGGCATAAATAAAAGACAAACCTTAAGAGATTGTTCAGTATATTTGGTAACCACAAACACAAGAAATCTCGAAGACATTGTTCTTCAGTCTCTAAAAGCTGGTGTAAAAATAGTTCAATACAGAGAAAAATTTTTACATGATAATGAAAAAATCTCACAAGCTAAATGCTTAGCCTCTCTTTGTAAAAAATTTAATTCATTATTTATTGTCAATGACCGTATCGATATCGCACTTGCTGTTGACGCCGATGGGATTCATTTAGGGCAAGATGATATACCAACAAAAATCGCGAGAGAGCTCCTAGGTACTGAAAAGATCATTGGCAGAAGCACTCACTGCCTTGAAGACATCAAAAATGCCGAAAAAGAATGCTGCGACTATATTGGCATAGGTCCAATATTTTCCTCCAAAACAAAAAAACAACTAAATCCTATTGGAATTGACTACCTTAAAAAGGGATTAAGTGAAACTCTCCTACCTGCTTTTGCTATTGGAGGGATCAACAACTTAAATATCAGAAAATTAAACAAAATTAATAATCTTCGCATAGCTGTTTCAAATGCAATCATTAATTCAAATGACCCATTTTCAAAGACTGAAGAGCTTATCAAATTACTAAGATGCAACTAA
- the surE gene encoding 5'/3'-nucleotidase SurE gives MKPLRILISNDDGVFAEGIRTLATSAASRGHKVTVVCPDQERSATGHGLTLHSPIRAEKADELFGKGIKAWGCSGTPADCVKLALNELLDQKPDLILSGINHGPNLGTDIFCSGTVAAALEGTLDGIPSIAVSIASFQWKSFGFAGKLALDIAEKSIQQSWPKNLLLNLNIPPCEEKEMGDLVWTRLSIRQYEEQFIRRVDPRGNTYFWMAGEAVKDLQSAGEGPKEWPSDVSQIALCSPSLTPIQPDLFWRGNLDDLPNLI, from the coding sequence ATGAAACCTTTGAGAATTTTAATTAGTAATGATGATGGGGTTTTTGCAGAAGGGATAAGAACACTTGCCACATCAGCAGCGAGCAGAGGACATAAGGTTACTGTTGTTTGTCCAGATCAAGAAAGATCCGCAACCGGTCATGGATTAACTTTACATTCCCCTATACGAGCTGAAAAAGCAGACGAATTATTTGGGAAAGGCATTAAAGCCTGGGGCTGTAGTGGTACACCCGCTGATTGCGTAAAACTCGCACTTAATGAACTTCTTGATCAAAAGCCAGACCTAATCCTTTCGGGAATAAATCATGGCCCCAATCTTGGAACTGATATTTTTTGCTCAGGCACTGTTGCTGCTGCGCTTGAGGGGACTTTGGATGGAATCCCATCTATTGCAGTAAGCATTGCCAGTTTTCAATGGAAAAGTTTTGGTTTTGCTGGGAAACTTGCTTTGGATATTGCAGAGAAATCAATCCAACAAAGTTGGCCAAAGAACTTACTCCTAAATTTAAATATTCCCCCTTGTGAAGAAAAAGAAATGGGCGATTTGGTTTGGACAAGACTTTCAATCAGACAATATGAGGAGCAATTCATACGCAGGGTCGATCCAAGAGGTAACACTTATTTTTGGATGGCAGGAGAAGCTGTAAAAGATCTTCAATCAGCTGGAGAAGGACCTAAAGAATGGCCAAGTGATGTTTCTCAAATAGCTTTATGCTCTCCCTCATTAACCCCCATTCAACCTGATCTTTTTTGGAGAGGGAATCTTGATGATTTGCCAAACTTAATATAA
- a CDS encoding DUF1517 domain-containing protein, giving the protein MFKFTRLSWFKRKRFFSFLISSVIISSFLFINPNTASAASGGRIGGGSFQAPSSPRSQNYGGYGGNNFRGYGSGYRGGGIGFPFLLPVFGFGGGGIFGFLILMSIVGVIVNSFKNSSSFSNSSNNSIVSKSANPSKVSLIQFQIGLLASAKEIQVNLRDLAASSNTSTSSGLQRVLQDTTLSLLRKPELWVYSNIETGSVPYASAESTFNRISIIERSKLTAELTSNYSGQISTSTNTESKPGESDSTNEYIAITILVATKNDLKLQNSASSELIKDALRVLGSISSNDLIALEVIWQPDGEGETLREEELIIQYPNLKHL; this is encoded by the coding sequence GTGTTCAAATTTACGCGCTTGAGCTGGTTTAAAAGAAAAAGATTTTTTTCTTTCCTGATTAGTTCTGTAATAATTTCCTCTTTTTTATTTATTAATCCCAACACTGCGTCAGCTGCCAGTGGAGGACGCATTGGTGGTGGAAGTTTTCAGGCACCTTCTTCACCACGAAGCCAAAATTACGGAGGATATGGAGGCAATAACTTTCGAGGCTATGGAAGTGGCTACAGAGGTGGTGGTATTGGTTTTCCTTTTTTATTACCAGTATTTGGCTTTGGTGGTGGTGGGATTTTTGGATTTTTAATACTTATGTCAATCGTTGGTGTAATTGTCAATTCATTTAAAAACTCTTCAAGTTTTTCCAATTCAAGTAACAACTCGATAGTTTCGAAATCAGCAAACCCATCAAAAGTTTCTTTAATACAGTTTCAGATTGGCTTACTTGCAAGTGCAAAAGAAATACAAGTGAACCTTAGGGATCTTGCTGCCTCTTCCAATACCTCAACTTCATCTGGCCTTCAAAGAGTCCTTCAAGACACAACACTCTCCTTACTTAGGAAACCTGAACTATGGGTCTATTCAAATATAGAAACTGGTTCTGTTCCATATGCCTCCGCAGAATCAACATTTAATCGGATATCAATAATTGAAAGAAGCAAATTAACGGCAGAACTCACATCAAACTATTCTGGTCAAATATCTACATCAACAAATACTGAATCCAAACCTGGAGAATCTGATTCAACAAATGAATACATTGCGATTACAATTCTTGTAGCGACCAAAAATGACTTAAAACTACAAAACTCCGCAAGCAGCGAGCTCATCAAAGATGCATTGAGAGTTTTAGGTTCAATATCATCAAATGACTTAA
- a CDS encoding NAD(+) kinase, with the protein MPRVGLIVNDGKELAVETAKTFQKKLEDSGFEVVRVSSVGGLLGFTNPDQYMSSQGYNSCIPDGFDSSILFAVVLGGDGTVLSAARQTAPLGIPILTINTGHLGFLAEAYLSDIDKIFKHLIARQWNIEERTSLVVSVMRGDQCRWEALCLNEMALHREPMTSMCHFEISVGRHAPVDISADGVILSTPTGSTAYSLSAGGPVITPDCPVLQLTPVSPHSLASRALVFSNEEPVTVFPATPERLMMVVDGSAGCYVWPEDRVLIRKSDHPVKFIRLSDHEFFQVLRNKLGWGLPHVAKPDKT; encoded by the coding sequence GTGCCCCGAGTAGGACTGATCGTTAATGACGGGAAAGAGCTTGCTGTGGAGACAGCAAAAACTTTTCAAAAGAAACTAGAAGATTCTGGTTTTGAAGTTGTCAGAGTTAGTAGCGTAGGTGGATTATTAGGTTTTACAAATCCTGATCAATATATGAGTTCACAAGGATACAACTCATGTATTCCAGATGGCTTTGATTCTTCAATTTTGTTTGCCGTTGTATTAGGAGGGGATGGGACGGTATTGTCTGCAGCAAGACAAACTGCACCATTGGGTATACCTATACTCACAATAAATACAGGACATTTAGGGTTTTTAGCTGAGGCATATCTTTCAGATATAGATAAGATTTTCAAACATTTAATTGCAAGGCAATGGAATATTGAAGAGAGAACAAGCCTAGTGGTAAGTGTTATGAGAGGTGATCAATGTAGATGGGAAGCTCTTTGCCTTAATGAAATGGCATTACATAGAGAACCTATGACAAGTATGTGTCATTTTGAGATCTCTGTTGGCCGGCATGCGCCCGTAGATATTTCTGCAGATGGAGTAATTCTCTCAACTCCCACAGGCTCAACAGCTTATTCACTAAGTGCTGGAGGCCCAGTAATTACTCCTGATTGTCCGGTTTTGCAGCTTACCCCTGTATCTCCTCATTCCTTGGCATCAAGAGCTCTTGTCTTTAGTAATGAAGAGCCAGTAACAGTTTTTCCTGCCACACCAGAAAGATTAATGATGGTGGTAGATGGAAGTGCCGGCTGTTATGTCTGGCCAGAGGATAGAGTTTTAATTAGAAAAAGTGATCATCCAGTTAAGTTCATTAGACTTTCAGATCATGAGTTCTTTCAAGTTCTAAGAAATAAATTAGGTTGGGGACTACCCCACGTTGCGAAACCTGATAAAACATAA
- a CDS encoding DUF3611 family protein, with protein sequence MADQRDFQLLSLGMRRIGWLRFWIQTILGVVVVGVLLFNNVGSSLARNSERALGLGPGLSLTTLAFILLLFSLWQGWLIVKTGRALGSEARPSRGETSRLLKRGLIVDLVGLVFSSVGYQSLAGALFVQASMQAPGISIGTGMRAMENYPITSLEMLSVLSNTQVLFAHLIGLIFSLWLLQRIFRKS encoded by the coding sequence ATGGCAGATCAACGCGACTTTCAATTGCTTTCTCTAGGAATGAGAAGAATTGGTTGGCTTCGGTTCTGGATTCAAACAATTTTAGGTGTAGTGGTAGTGGGTGTTTTGTTGTTCAACAATGTTGGAAGTAGTTTAGCTAGAAACTCAGAGAGAGCATTGGGCTTAGGGCCAGGTTTGTCTCTCACGACATTGGCATTCATTTTATTGCTATTTAGCCTTTGGCAAGGGTGGTTGATAGTAAAGACTGGTAGAGCTTTAGGTAGCGAGGCTCGCCCAAGTAGAGGAGAAACAAGTCGATTACTAAAGAGAGGCTTGATTGTCGATTTGGTCGGATTGGTTTTTTCATCGGTTGGATATCAATCTTTAGCAGGAGCTTTGTTCGTGCAGGCTTCAATGCAAGCCCCTGGGATTTCCATTGGAACAGGTATGAGAGCAATGGAAAATTATCCAATTACTTCTTTGGAAATGCTTTCTGTCTTGAGTAATACCCAAGTTTTGTTTGCACATTTGATTGGTCTGATTTTTTCTTTATGGTTACTGCAAAGGATTTTTAGAAAAAGCTAA
- the cbiT gene encoding precorrin-6Y C5,15-methyltransferase (decarboxylating) subunit CbiT — MGRLLIQNFPLSKLYFEPAATSFQLAFSRLGKPWQNTQWISLHGRDPISFEKVIKKLPSSLVVLTDSNRGGAKEVYELLHSLRLEGKYDFWTFERLGYQNERIIKINSIQDFPIDLDPLHLVILFEKEKPLIKSKDLPLFGIDDSIFLQYSDCPGLMTKREIRVQLLSELNLPKQGVIWDIGSGVGSIGLEALRISPNLKLLSIDKRVGSKNIIKENAIRIGVRPSLIIEDEALNIFKENKITPNLLHPDRVIIGGGGSNSNLILEKVLRLINSPCIIVIPLISLKSISKLESILKPKVHKLSISQHQSYRGVSIGEDIRLSPLNPVFILKGEIQ; from the coding sequence ATTGGTAGATTACTAATTCAAAATTTTCCTTTATCAAAACTTTATTTTGAGCCTGCAGCCACCTCTTTCCAACTAGCTTTTTCCAGACTTGGCAAACCTTGGCAAAACACACAATGGATCAGTCTTCATGGAAGAGACCCAATTTCATTTGAAAAAGTCATTAAAAAGCTGCCTTCTTCACTTGTGGTTTTAACTGACTCAAATAGAGGGGGGGCTAAAGAGGTTTATGAATTACTGCATTCACTTAGGCTTGAAGGGAAATATGATTTTTGGACTTTTGAAAGACTTGGATACCAAAATGAAAGAATCATAAAAATTAATTCAATTCAGGATTTTCCAATAGATTTAGATCCATTGCATCTTGTTATTCTTTTTGAAAAAGAAAAGCCTCTAATAAAATCAAAAGATTTACCTTTATTTGGAATTGATGATTCTATTTTTCTTCAATATTCAGACTGCCCTGGGTTAATGACAAAAAGAGAAATTAGAGTTCAACTTCTTTCCGAGCTTAATCTCCCAAAGCAAGGAGTAATTTGGGACATAGGTAGTGGCGTTGGGAGTATTGGTTTGGAAGCCTTAAGAATATCTCCAAATCTTAAATTATTATCCATTGATAAAAGGGTTGGAAGTAAAAATATAATTAAAGAGAATGCAATAAGAATTGGTGTTAGACCATCATTGATAATTGAAGACGAAGCATTAAATATATTCAAAGAAAACAAAATAACACCTAATCTTTTACATCCAGATAGAGTTATTATCGGAGGTGGTGGCTCAAACTCAAATTTAATTCTTGAAAAAGTATTGAGGCTAATAAATAGTCCCTGTATAATAGTCATACCACTGATATCATTAAAATCAATATCAAAATTAGAGTCGATTTTAAAGCCTAAAGTACATAAGCTATCTATTAGTCAACATCAATCATATAGAGGTGTAAGTATTGGAGAAGATATAAGATTATCCCCTTTAAATCCTGTCTTTATTTTAAAAGGTGAAATTCAATAG
- a CDS encoding bifunctional riboflavin kinase/FAD synthetase, whose translation MIPLCAPENAKLPTALALGSFDGLHLGHKKVIKAILKEPIGVPTVVSFWPHPREVLFGESRLRLDLPNEKTFLLEPLGIEQLVLVPFNKTLASKSAETFIDEILVKTLHAKHIAVGENFRFGRNREGDISTLKKIGASLGIKISIIPILEDNHGRLSSSRVRKALNDGDLKHAQYLLKRPYTFRGTVEKGRGLGKKIGWATANLKIDGRKFLPSIGVYAAWAYIGNKNERFSAVMNMGPQPTIDPNSSSAVEVHLLDKEINLLGHELIIEPVHRIRLQKKFKNIEELSKQISLDAIFAKEILTKKN comes from the coding sequence TTGATTCCTCTCTGTGCTCCTGAAAACGCGAAACTACCTACAGCGCTGGCGTTAGGTAGTTTCGATGGTCTTCACTTAGGTCATAAAAAAGTAATAAAAGCTATCTTAAAAGAGCCAATTGGTGTACCAACAGTTGTAAGTTTCTGGCCTCACCCCCGTGAGGTTCTCTTTGGTGAATCTAGATTAAGATTAGATTTACCAAATGAAAAAACATTCCTGCTCGAGCCATTAGGAATAGAACAATTAGTTTTGGTTCCTTTTAATAAAACTCTTGCTTCCAAAAGTGCAGAGACATTTATAGATGAAATTCTAGTTAAAACCCTTCATGCTAAACACATAGCAGTTGGAGAAAATTTTAGGTTTGGACGCAATAGGGAAGGTGACATTTCTACTTTAAAAAAGATAGGTGCATCACTAGGAATAAAAATTTCTATTATTCCAATCCTTGAAGACAATCATGGTCGACTCAGTAGTAGCAGAGTACGAAAAGCACTCAATGATGGTGATTTAAAACATGCACAATATCTTTTAAAGCGTCCTTACACCTTTAGAGGGACTGTTGAGAAAGGCAGAGGTTTAGGTAAAAAAATTGGCTGGGCAACAGCAAATTTAAAAATAGATGGCCGAAAGTTTCTTCCATCAATTGGAGTTTATGCAGCATGGGCTTACATAGGGAACAAAAATGAACGTTTCTCAGCTGTTATGAATATGGGCCCTCAGCCTACTATTGATCCAAACTCCTCATCAGCCGTAGAAGTTCATCTTCTAGACAAAGAAATCAACCTATTAGGGCATGAATTAATTATTGAACCTGTGCATAGAATTAGACTTCAAAAGAAATTTAAGAACATTGAAGAACTTAGCAAACAAATAAGTTTAGATGCAATTTTTGCAAAAGAAATTTTGACAAAAAAAAACTAA
- a CDS encoding DUF3122 domain-containing protein — protein MHYLNQKITILVMEGFRNLFRLIIFLLLIFCCLFSSVNEIYADSKVNLNDQKKEIKRSLESLKDLDYQTWQIIVYPSSKDSKKLILRIVGYPGSLRIDHPTDLIVNSGRKTWDLKDISKNSKFKVETLNDSAAEFDLSNLIAQLDKNRPLRLRLPGLINDLPIPPYLVSEWRSLAE, from the coding sequence ATGCACTACTTGAATCAGAAGATTACGATATTAGTGATGGAAGGATTTCGTAATTTATTTCGCCTAATAATTTTTTTGCTTTTGATTTTTTGTTGTTTATTTTCTAGTGTAAATGAAATCTATGCAGATTCAAAAGTTAATTTAAATGATCAGAAAAAAGAGATTAAAAGGAGCTTAGAGAGCCTCAAGGACTTGGATTACCAAACTTGGCAAATTATCGTCTATCCAAGTTCCAAAGATTCCAAAAAATTGATTTTAAGAATTGTGGGTTATCCAGGTTCATTAAGGATTGATCATCCAACTGACTTGATAGTTAACTCCGGGCGGAAGACTTGGGATCTAAAAGACATATCAAAAAACAGTAAATTCAAAGTTGAAACTTTGAATGATTCAGCTGCAGAATTTGACCTAAGCAATTTGATAGCTCAGTTGGATAAAAATAGACCATTGAGACTCAGATTGCCTGGCTTGATAAATGATTTACCAATCCCGCCATACTTAGTAAGTGAATGGAGATCATTAGCTGAATAA